A single genomic interval of Pyrobaculum arsenaticum DSM 13514 harbors:
- a CDS encoding ABC transporter substrate-binding protein, with the protein MKSTILAVVALVVGLIAGYLVGMYSAPKPTAPATQTSTPAAAQCPVSVDIIKKRGKLILGTDATWPPWEWVANNTFVGWDIDIAREIAKALGVELEIRDMRFAGLLEAVRKGDVDLALSAITWTTEREKVLEFSMPYYLESIVIVTKTSRNDINKVEDLYGKKVGVQIGTTHDEWSTTNLEKPGKASVSRYDKVYPYMVEVLRRGDVDAIILDRSIATALVRKFPDLKIAFELPGSAGYISVAMPKCAQDLKLVVDQVIENLIQTGKLDEIMQKNFELFLKS; encoded by the coding sequence ATGAAGTCAACAATACTTGCCGTCGTTGCGTTAGTGGTTGGGCTGATCGCCGGATATCTGGTAGGGATGTACTCAGCGCCTAAGCCAACGGCACCGGCCACTCAGACCTCCACGCCAGCCGCCGCTCAGTGCCCCGTCTCCGTAGACATAATAAAGAAGAGGGGTAAGCTAATCCTCGGCACAGACGCCACTTGGCCACCCTGGGAATGGGTTGCAAATAACACATTCGTTGGCTGGGATATAGACATCGCCCGCGAAATTGCCAAGGCCCTGGGCGTAGAGCTGGAGATACGCGACATGAGGTTTGCCGGGCTTCTAGAAGCTGTTAGAAAGGGAGATGTGGATCTCGCTCTGAGCGCAATCACATGGACTACGGAGAGGGAGAAGGTGCTTGAGTTCTCCATGCCGTATTACCTAGAATCAATAGTCATAGTTACTAAGACAAGCCGCAACGATATCAATAAGGTGGAGGATCTCTACGGCAAGAAAGTCGGCGTACAGATCGGCACCACCCACGACGAGTGGTCCACTACCAACCTTGAAAAGCCCGGCAAGGCTTCAGTAAGTAGATACGATAAGGTATACCCATATATGGTGGAGGTATTGAGGAGGGGGGATGTGGACGCCATTATCTTGGACAGGTCTATCGCCACGGCGCTGGTGAGGAAGTTCCCCGACTTGAAGATAGCCTTTGAGCTACCCGGCTCTGCCGGCTATATATCAGTCGCCATGCCTAAGTGTGCCCAGGACCTGAAACTTGTAGTAGACCAGGTGATCGAGAACTTGATTCAGACAGGGAAACTCGACGAGATAATGCAGAAGAACTTCGAGCTGTTCCTCAAGTCGTAA